The following are from one region of the Mesorhizobium sp. B2-8-5 genome:
- a CDS encoding aspartate kinase — protein sequence MARIVMKFGGTSVADIARIRNVARHVKREVDAGHDVAVVVSAMAGKTNELVGWTREASPMHDAREYDAVVASGEQVTAGLLAITLQNMGIHARSWQGWQIPIKTDNAHGAARILDIDGAFLIKRFGEGQVAVIAGFQGIGPDNRIATLGRGGSDTSAVAIAAAVKADRCDIYTDVDGVYTTDPRIEPKSRRLAKISFEEMLEMASLGAKVLQVRSVELAMVHRVRTFVRSSFDDPDAPGMGDLLNPPGTLICDEEEIVEQQVVTGIAYAKDEAQISLRRVGDRPGVAAGIFGPLAEANINVDMIVQNISEDGKFTDMTFTVPSGDVDKALGVLEKLKPEVGYDVVQSEAGMSKVSVIGIGMRSHAGVAATAFKALADKAINIRAITTSEIKISILIDGPYTELAVRTLHSVYGLDKQ from the coding sequence GCATCCGCAATGTGGCGCGCCATGTCAAACGCGAGGTCGATGCCGGTCACGACGTCGCCGTGGTGGTCTCGGCCATGGCCGGCAAGACCAACGAGCTGGTCGGCTGGACCCGCGAAGCCTCGCCCATGCACGACGCGCGCGAATATGACGCCGTTGTCGCTTCGGGCGAGCAGGTCACGGCCGGCCTGTTGGCGATCACGTTGCAGAACATGGGCATTCATGCACGATCCTGGCAGGGCTGGCAGATCCCGATCAAGACCGACAATGCCCATGGCGCGGCGCGCATCCTCGACATCGACGGCGCCTTCCTGATCAAGCGCTTCGGCGAGGGCCAGGTGGCGGTCATCGCCGGGTTCCAGGGCATCGGGCCGGACAACCGTATCGCGACGCTTGGCCGCGGCGGCTCCGACACCAGCGCCGTGGCGATCGCCGCGGCGGTCAAGGCCGACCGATGCGACATCTATACCGACGTCGACGGCGTCTACACGACCGACCCTCGCATCGAGCCGAAATCCCGGCGTCTCGCCAAGATTTCGTTCGAGGAAATGCTCGAAATGGCTTCGCTCGGCGCCAAGGTGCTGCAGGTGCGCTCGGTTGAGCTTGCCATGGTACACAGGGTGCGTACCTTCGTGCGGTCGTCCTTCGACGATCCCGATGCGCCCGGAATGGGGGATTTGCTCAATCCGCCCGGAACGCTCATTTGCGACGAGGAAGAGATCGTGGAACAGCAGGTCGTCACCGGAATTGCCTACGCCAAGGACGAAGCGCAGATTTCGCTGCGCCGCGTCGGCGACCGTCCAGGCGTCGCCGCCGGCATCTTCGGTCCGCTGGCCGAGGCCAACATCAATGTCGACATGATCGTCCAGAACATTTCCGAGGACGGCAAATTCACCGACATGACCTTCACCGTGCCGTCCGGCGACGTCGACAAGGCGCTTGGCGTGCTGGAGAAGCTGAAGCCCGAAGTCGGCTACGACGTCGTGCAGTCGGAAGCCGGCATGTCGAAGGTTTCGGTCATCGGCATCGGTATGAGGAGCCACGCCGGCGTCGCCGCCACCGCCTTCAAGGCGCTGGCCGACAAGGCGATCAATATCCGCGCCATCACCACGTCCGAGATCAAAATTTCGATACTGATCGACGGTCCCTATACGGAACTGGCGGTTCGCACTTTGCATTCCGTCTACGGTCTGGATAAGCAATAG
- the ptsP gene encoding phosphoenolpyruvate--protein phosphotransferase, which yields MRDTASGPRVLLKRLRELMQEPLEPQERLDRIVRDIASNMVAEVCSLYVLRADSVLELYATEGLNPNAVHLAQLRLGQGLVGTIAASARPLNLSNAQEHPAFAYLPETGEEIYNSFLGVPVLRAGRTLGVLVVQNKTMRHYRDDEVEALETTAMVIAEMIATGDLARLTKPGLELDLRRPASFTGVSFNDGVGLGHVVLHEPRIVVTNLFNEDSEEEVRRLQSSLGSLRLSIDDMLERREVAFEGEHREVLEAYRMFANDSGWVRRLEEAIRNGLTAEAAVEKVQSDMRARMLHMTDPYLRERMSDFDDLANRLLRQLMGRGPEDVAAALPKDAIIVARSMGAAELLDYPRDKLRGLVLEDGAATSHVVIVARAMGIPVAGQVKGAVSMAENGDAIIVDGEEGTIHLRPQSDLEAAYAEKVRFRARRQEVYRELRKKPSLTRDGIPVDLLMNAGLAVDLPQLTESGAAGIGLFRTELQFMVASTFPRAEAQERLYRDVLDAARGKPVTFRTIDIGGDKVLPYFKGAIQEENPALGWRAIRLTLDRPGLLRTQIRALLKASGGRELKLMLPMVTELSEVAQAREIIDREVRHLSRFAHHLPTSLKLGAMLEVPSLLFQLDELMKAVDFVSVGSNDLFQFVMAVDRGNTQLADRFDTLSAPFLRVLKTIADAGARNHTPVTLCGELAGKPISAMALIGLGFRSISMSPASIGPVKAMLTELPLQELQAFFRDNLMAPAQGTPMRALLQAFADDRSIPL from the coding sequence ATGCGTGATACGGCCAGTGGCCCGCGCGTTCTGCTCAAACGGCTTCGCGAGCTCATGCAAGAGCCGCTGGAGCCGCAGGAGCGGCTCGACCGCATCGTGCGCGACATCGCCTCCAACATGGTCGCCGAAGTCTGCTCGCTCTATGTGCTGCGCGCCGACTCGGTGCTCGAACTCTACGCCACCGAAGGTCTGAACCCGAACGCCGTCCACCTGGCGCAGCTCAGGCTCGGACAGGGCCTGGTCGGCACAATCGCCGCCAGCGCGCGGCCGCTCAATCTCTCCAACGCGCAGGAACATCCGGCCTTCGCCTACCTGCCGGAGACGGGCGAAGAGATCTACAATTCCTTCCTCGGCGTGCCGGTGCTGAGGGCAGGGCGCACGCTGGGCGTGCTGGTGGTGCAGAACAAGACCATGCGCCACTATCGCGACGACGAGGTCGAAGCGCTTGAAACGACGGCGATGGTGATCGCCGAGATGATCGCCACCGGCGATCTTGCCCGCCTCACCAAGCCGGGGCTGGAGCTCGACCTGCGCCGCCCGGCGAGCTTCACCGGCGTCTCCTTCAACGATGGCGTCGGTCTCGGCCATGTCGTGCTGCACGAGCCGCGCATCGTCGTCACCAACCTGTTCAACGAGGACAGCGAGGAGGAGGTGCGCCGGCTGCAGTCCTCGCTCGGCTCGCTGCGCCTCTCCATCGACGACATGCTGGAGCGGCGCGAGGTCGCCTTCGAGGGCGAGCACCGCGAGGTGCTCGAAGCCTACCGCATGTTCGCTAATGACAGTGGTTGGGTGCGTCGGCTGGAAGAGGCGATCCGCAACGGCCTGACGGCGGAAGCCGCGGTCGAAAAGGTGCAAAGCGACATGCGCGCGCGCATGCTGCACATGACCGATCCCTATCTGCGCGAGCGGATGAGCGATTTCGACGATCTCGCCAACCGGCTGTTGCGCCAGCTGATGGGGCGCGGGCCGGAGGATGTCGCGGCCGCGCTGCCCAAGGACGCCATCATCGTCGCCCGCTCGATGGGCGCGGCCGAACTGCTCGACTATCCGCGCGACAAGCTGCGCGGCCTGGTGCTCGAGGACGGCGCCGCCACCAGCCATGTCGTGATCGTCGCGCGCGCCATGGGCATTCCGGTCGCCGGACAGGTGAAGGGCGCCGTTTCCATGGCGGAAAACGGCGACGCCATCATCGTCGACGGCGAGGAAGGCACCATCCATCTCAGGCCGCAATCCGACCTGGAAGCCGCCTATGCCGAAAAGGTCCGGTTCCGGGCCCGACGGCAGGAAGTCTACCGTGAGCTGCGCAAGAAGCCGTCGCTGACCAGGGACGGGATTCCGGTCGATCTCCTGATGAATGCGGGCCTTGCCGTCGACCTGCCGCAGCTTACCGAGTCGGGCGCCGCCGGCATCGGCCTGTTCCGCACCGAGCTGCAGTTCATGGTTGCCTCGACCTTCCCGCGCGCCGAGGCGCAGGAGCGGCTCTATCGTGATGTGCTCGACGCCGCGCGCGGCAAACCGGTCACTTTCCGCACCATCGACATCGGCGGCGACAAGGTGCTGCCTTACTTCAAGGGCGCGATCCAGGAAGAGAACCCGGCGCTGGGCTGGCGGGCGATCCGGCTGACGCTCGATCGTCCTGGCCTGCTCAGGACGCAGATCCGGGCGCTGCTCAAAGCCAGCGGTGGCCGCGAACTGAAGCTGATGCTGCCCATGGTCACCGAGCTGTCGGAAGTCGCGCAGGCGCGCGAGATCATCGACCGCGAGGTCCGGCATTTGTCGCGCTTCGCGCACCACCTGCCCACCAGCCTCAAGCTCGGCGCGATGCTGGAAGTGCCCTCGCTCCTGTTCCAGCTCGACGAATTGATGAAGGCGGTGGATTTCGTCTCGGTCGGCTCCAACGACCTCTTCCAGTTCGTCATGGCGGTCGACCGCGGCAATACGCAGCTTGCCGACCGCTTCGACACGCTTTCGGCGCCGTTCCTGCGGGTGCTGAAGACGATCGCCGATGCCGGCGCCCGCAATCACACGCCGGTGACGCTTTGCGGCGAGCTGGCCGGCAAGCCGATCTCGGCGATGGCGCTGATCGGCCTCGGCTTCCGTTCGATCTCGATGTCGCCGGCCTCGATCGGCCCGGTCAAGGCGATGCTGACCGAACTTCCGCTGCAGGAACTGCAGGCCTTCTTCAGGGACAATCTGATGGCGCCCGCCCAGGGTACGCCGATGCGGGCGCTGCTGCAGGCCTTTGCCGACGATCGTTCGATTCCGCTCTAG
- the prfA gene encoding peptide chain release factor 1, whose amino-acid sequence MINLPRDRMDQVVKRFDMLEAQMSAGPAADQYVKMASEYADIQEMVGKIRALRAAEQEQTDLESMLADKATDADMRALAEADLPEVESRIEALQKDIQILLLPKDAADERNAILEIRAGTGGDEAALFAGDLFRMYERYAASRGWRFETVSASDGEVGGYKEIIASVSGKGVFAHLKFESGVHRVQRVPETEAGGRIHTSAATVAVLPEAEEVDIEIRAEDIRIDTMRASGSGGQHVNTTDSAVRITHLPTGIMVVQAEKSQHQNRARAMQILRARLYDLERSRADEERSSSRKSQVGSGDRSERIRTYNFPQGRVTDHRINLTLYKLDRVMMGELDEVVDALIADHQSKLLADMSLDG is encoded by the coding sequence ATGATCAACCTGCCCCGCGACCGTATGGATCAAGTCGTCAAGCGTTTCGACATGCTCGAGGCGCAGATGTCGGCCGGGCCCGCCGCCGATCAATACGTCAAGATGGCCTCCGAATATGCCGACATCCAGGAGATGGTGGGCAAGATCCGGGCATTGCGCGCCGCCGAGCAGGAGCAGACGGACCTCGAGTCGATGCTGGCCGACAAGGCGACCGATGCCGATATGCGCGCGCTGGCCGAGGCGGACCTGCCGGAAGTCGAGAGCCGCATCGAAGCGCTGCAGAAGGACATCCAGATCCTGCTTCTGCCCAAGGATGCGGCCGACGAGAGGAACGCCATCCTCGAAATCCGCGCCGGCACCGGCGGCGACGAAGCGGCCTTGTTCGCCGGCGATCTGTTCCGCATGTATGAGCGTTATGCCGCCTCGCGTGGCTGGCGCTTCGAGACGGTGTCGGCGAGCGACGGCGAGGTAGGCGGCTATAAGGAAATCATCGCCTCGGTGTCGGGCAAGGGCGTGTTCGCGCATCTGAAGTTCGAATCCGGCGTGCACCGCGTCCAGCGTGTGCCGGAAACCGAGGCCGGCGGACGCATCCACACCTCGGCTGCGACAGTGGCGGTGCTGCCGGAGGCCGAAGAGGTCGATATCGAGATCCGGGCCGAGGATATCCGCATCGACACGATGCGGGCCTCGGGTTCGGGCGGCCAGCACGTCAACACCACCGATTCGGCGGTTCGCATTACCCATTTGCCGACCGGCATCATGGTGGTGCAGGCGGAAAAGTCGCAACACCAGAACCGGGCACGCGCCATGCAGATCCTGCGCGCGCGGCTCTACGACCTGGAGCGCAGCCGGGCCGACGAGGAACGCTCGTCCTCGCGAAAGTCGCAGGTCGGCTCGGGCGACCGGTCGGAGCGCATCCGCACCTATAATTTCCCGCAAGGGCGCGTCACCGACCACCGCATCAACCTCACGCTCTACAAGCTCGACCGGGTGATGATGGGCGAGCTCGACGAGGTGGTCGACGCGCTGATCGCCGACCATCAGTCGAAGCTGCTTGCCGATATGAGCCTCGATGGCTGA
- the prmC gene encoding peptide chain release factor N(5)-glutamine methyltransferase — translation MADQLPAALGPLLRVARGRLAAAGIADPALDSRLIVEHFSGTTRTQAIAEAEQKVGSAALSAIEAALRRRIAGEPVHRILGYREFYGLRLSLSPETLEPRPDTETLVDAVLPFARATAERLGECRILDLGTGTGAIALALLGAVPAATATGVDISPDALATAAGNARDLGFGERFKALHSNWFEKVLGRYHVIASNPPYIPSGDIGNLQDEVRDFDPRPALDGGTDGLDPYRVIAAEAAAFLEAQGKVAVEIGYTQKNEVSGIFAAAGYVLTGTHRDLGGNDRVLVFER, via the coding sequence ATGGCTGACCAACTGCCCGCGGCGCTCGGGCCGCTGCTCAGGGTGGCGCGCGGGCGCCTGGCCGCCGCCGGCATTGCCGATCCGGCGCTCGATTCCCGGCTGATCGTCGAGCATTTCTCCGGCACGACCCGCACCCAGGCCATTGCCGAAGCGGAGCAAAAGGTGGGTTCCGCGGCGCTTTCGGCCATCGAAGCGGCCCTCAGGCGTCGCATCGCAGGCGAGCCGGTACACCGTATCCTCGGCTACCGCGAATTCTACGGTTTGCGCCTGTCGCTTTCGCCGGAGACGCTGGAGCCCCGGCCGGACACCGAGACGCTGGTCGACGCCGTCCTGCCGTTCGCCCGGGCAACGGCCGAAAGGCTCGGGGAATGCCGTATTCTCGATCTCGGCACGGGCACCGGAGCCATCGCGCTGGCCCTGCTCGGCGCCGTTCCGGCCGCGACTGCGACAGGCGTCGATATTTCGCCCGATGCATTGGCGACCGCGGCCGGAAACGCCCGGGACCTGGGGTTCGGCGAGCGCTTCAAAGCCTTGCATTCCAACTGGTTCGAAAAAGTTTTGGGCCGTTACCATGTAATTGCCTCGAACCCTCCCTATATACCCAGTGGAGACATTGGAAATCTGCAGGACGAGGTCCGCGATTTCGACCCGCGCCCGGCCCTTGATGGCGGCACGGACGGTTTGGACCCTTACAGGGTCATCGCCGCCGAAGCGGCTGCATTTCTGGAAGCGCAAGGCAAGGTAGCGGTCGAGATCGGCTACACGCAGAAAAACGAGGTCAGCGGAATATTCGCGGCAGCCGGCTATGTGTTAACCGGGACACATCGCGACCTCGGTGGCAATGACAGAGTTCTGGTGTTCGAGCGTTGA
- a CDS encoding DUF4167 domain-containing protein has protein sequence MRPQQQNRRMRGRNNNGGGGNNNNNRKGPNPLTRTYESNGPDVKIRGSAQQIAEKYATLARDAQSSGDRVMAENYLQHAEHYNRIIAAAQAQMPIQNVQQNRDDFDDDLDEDREEFDNNGGNGADAPAAANGSGPQPVIEGTPAELAYNQESGRDNNNRRDSGQRDGGQRDNNGRDRNRDRRNGGFGQNGQRGENGQRGEQGGQQFDQNRRNEAQPEAAGEAGSQAEQTPQFDSFSPAALAAQAELNEAAMDNGGGRRPRRPRRPRGSYADQAGSGEQGGQPEGASPEGSSAEKSAEAHSAMNNGDEASARPAEEARPASEPAAGEPAPVASEAGEPVAADANN, from the coding sequence ATGAGGCCACAACAGCAGAACAGGCGCATGCGCGGTCGCAACAACAATGGCGGCGGTGGCAACAACAACAACAACCGCAAGGGGCCGAATCCCCTGACCCGCACTTACGAGAGCAACGGCCCGGACGTGAAGATCCGCGGGTCGGCTCAGCAGATCGCCGAGAAATACGCCACGCTCGCCCGTGACGCGCAAAGCTCCGGCGACAGGGTGATGGCGGAAAACTATCTCCAGCACGCCGAGCACTACAATCGCATCATTGCCGCCGCGCAGGCGCAGATGCCGATCCAGAATGTCCAGCAGAACCGCGACGACTTCGATGACGATCTCGACGAGGATCGCGAAGAGTTCGACAATAACGGCGGCAATGGCGCCGACGCGCCGGCCGCGGCGAACGGCTCCGGACCGCAGCCGGTGATCGAAGGCACGCCGGCGGAACTCGCCTACAACCAGGAAAGCGGCCGCGACAACAACAATCGCCGCGACAGTGGCCAGCGGGATGGGGGGCAGCGCGACAACAATGGCCGCGACCGCAATCGCGACCGCCGCAACGGCGGCTTTGGCCAGAACGGCCAGCGCGGCGAAAATGGCCAGCGCGGCGAGCAGGGCGGCCAGCAGTTCGACCAGAACCGCCGCAATGAGGCGCAGCCTGAGGCAGCCGGCGAGGCTGGTTCACAGGCCGAGCAGACGCCGCAGTTCGACAGCTTTTCGCCGGCAGCCCTTGCCGCCCAGGCCGAGCTCAACGAAGCCGCCATGGACAATGGCGGCGGTCGCCGGCCGCGGCGCCCGCGCCGCCCGCGCGGCAGTTATGCCGATCAGGCGGGCAGTGGCGAACAGGGCGGTCAGCCAGAAGGTGCGAGCCCCGAAGGTTCGAGCGCCGAAAAGTCAGCTGAAGCGCATAGCGCCATGAACAATGGCGACGAGGCCAGCGCCAGGCCCGCCGAAGAGGCAAGGCCGGCGAGCGAGCCTGCCGCCGGCGAGCCGGCGCCGGTTGCCAGCGAAGCAGGCGAGCCTGTTGCCGCCGACGCGAACAACTGA
- the clpB gene encoding ATP-dependent chaperone ClpB → MNLEKYSERVRGFIQSAQTMALSRNHQQFTPEHMLKVLVDDDEGLAASLIERAGGNVRDVKLGVEAALEAMPKVEGGNGQLYLAQPLAKVFSTAEDLAKKAGDSFVTVERLLQALVMEKSAKTADILSKAGVTAQALNQVINDIRKGRTADSASAEQSYDALKKYARDLTADARAGKLDPVIGRDDEIRRTIQVLSRRTKNNPVLIGEPGVGKTAIAEGLALRIVNGDVPESLKDKQLMALDMGALIAGAKYRGEFEERLKAVLNEVTSANGNIILFIDEMHTLVGAGKADGAMDASNLLKPALARGELHCVGATTLDEYRKHVEKDAALARRFQPVFVDEPTVEDTVSILRGLKEKYEQHHKVRISDSALVSAATLSNRYIADRFLPDKAIDLVDEAASRLRMQVDSKPEALDEIDRRIMQLKIEREALKVEKDEASKDRLARLEKELADLEEESSELTTKWQAEKQKLGLAADLKKQLDETRNELAIAQRKGEFQRAGELAYGKIPELEKKLKEAESQDGKTGMVEEVVTPDHVAHVVSRWTGIPVDKMLEGQREKLLRMEDEIGKRVVGQGEAVQAVSKAVRRARAGLQDPNRPIGSFMFLGPTGVGKTELTKALASFLFDDETALVRIDMSEFMEKHSVARLIGAPPGYVGYEEGGALTEAVRRRPYQVVLFDEIEKAHPDVFNVLLQVLDDGRLTDGQGRTVDFRNTLIIMTSNLGAEYLVNLSDDQDVDAVRDEVMAVVKASFRPEFLNRVDEVILFHRLRRQDMDRIVEIQLKRLENLLVDRKIVLSLDHDAIEWLASKGYDPAYGARPLKRVMQKELQDPLAEKILLGEILDGSTVKVTAGSDRLNFRSKPTVVATEAAA, encoded by the coding sequence ATGAATCTTGAGAAATACTCGGAGCGCGTGCGCGGCTTCATCCAGTCCGCGCAGACCATGGCGCTCTCGCGCAACCACCAGCAATTCACGCCCGAACATATGCTCAAGGTGCTCGTCGACGACGACGAGGGCCTTGCCGCATCCCTGATCGAGCGCGCCGGCGGCAATGTCCGCGATGTCAAGCTCGGCGTCGAGGCGGCGCTCGAAGCCATGCCCAAGGTCGAGGGCGGCAATGGCCAGCTCTACCTGGCCCAGCCTCTTGCCAAGGTGTTTTCGACCGCCGAGGACCTCGCCAAGAAGGCCGGCGACAGCTTCGTCACCGTCGAGCGGCTGCTGCAAGCGCTGGTCATGGAGAAGTCGGCCAAGACCGCCGACATCCTGTCCAAGGCGGGCGTCACCGCGCAGGCGCTTAACCAGGTCATCAACGATATCCGCAAGGGTCGCACAGCCGACTCGGCCAGCGCCGAGCAGAGCTATGACGCGCTGAAGAAATACGCGCGCGACCTCACCGCCGACGCCCGCGCCGGCAAGCTCGATCCGGTCATCGGCCGCGACGACGAGATCCGCCGCACCATCCAGGTGCTGTCGCGGCGCACCAAGAACAACCCCGTGCTGATCGGCGAGCCGGGCGTCGGCAAGACCGCCATCGCCGAGGGCTTGGCGTTGCGCATCGTCAATGGCGACGTGCCGGAATCGCTGAAGGACAAGCAGTTGATGGCGCTCGACATGGGCGCGCTGATTGCCGGCGCCAAATATCGCGGCGAGTTCGAGGAGCGGCTGAAGGCCGTGCTCAACGAGGTTACCTCGGCCAACGGCAACATCATCCTGTTCATCGACGAGATGCACACGCTGGTCGGCGCCGGCAAGGCGGACGGCGCGATGGACGCATCGAACCTGTTGAAGCCCGCGCTGGCGCGCGGCGAACTGCACTGCGTCGGCGCGACCACGCTCGACGAATACCGCAAGCATGTCGAAAAGGATGCCGCGCTTGCCCGCCGTTTCCAGCCCGTCTTCGTCGACGAGCCGACGGTGGAAGACACGGTTTCGATCCTGCGCGGCCTGAAGGAGAAGTACGAGCAGCACCACAAGGTGCGCATCTCCGATTCCGCGCTTGTATCGGCGGCGACGCTTTCCAACCGCTACATCGCCGACCGCTTCCTGCCGGACAAGGCAATCGACCTGGTCGACGAGGCGGCGTCCAGGCTGCGCATGCAGGTCGATTCCAAGCCCGAGGCGCTGGACGAGATCGACCGCCGCATCATGCAGCTCAAGATCGAGCGCGAGGCGCTGAAGGTCGAGAAGGACGAGGCTTCGAAGGACCGGCTTGCCCGGCTGGAGAAGGAACTCGCCGACCTCGAGGAGGAATCGAGCGAACTGACCACGAAGTGGCAGGCCGAGAAGCAGAAGCTTGGCCTTGCCGCCGACCTGAAGAAGCAGCTCGACGAGACGCGCAATGAACTGGCGATCGCGCAGCGCAAGGGCGAGTTCCAGCGCGCCGGCGAGCTTGCCTATGGCAAGATCCCAGAGCTCGAGAAGAAGCTCAAGGAAGCCGAGTCGCAGGACGGCAAGACCGGCATGGTGGAAGAGGTGGTCACACCCGACCATGTCGCGCATGTCGTGTCGCGCTGGACCGGCATTCCGGTCGACAAGATGCTGGAAGGGCAGCGCGAGAAGCTGTTGCGCATGGAAGACGAGATCGGCAAGCGCGTCGTGGGCCAGGGCGAAGCCGTGCAGGCGGTGTCCAAGGCCGTGCGCCGCGCCCGCGCCGGGCTGCAGGATCCGAACCGGCCGATCGGCTCGTTCATGTTCCTCGGACCGACCGGTGTCGGCAAGACCGAGCTCACCAAGGCGCTGGCCAGCTTCCTGTTCGACGACGAGACGGCGCTGGTGCGCATCGACATGTCGGAGTTCATGGAAAAGCACTCCGTCGCCCGGCTGATCGGCGCGCCTCCCGGCTATGTCGGCTATGAGGAAGGCGGCGCGCTGACCGAAGCGGTGCGGCGCCGGCCGTATCAGGTCGTGCTTTTCGACGAGATCGAGAAGGCGCATCCGGATGTGTTCAACGTGCTGCTGCAGGTGCTCGACGACGGAAGGCTGACCGATGGCCAGGGCCGCACGGTCGACTTCCGCAACACGCTGATCATCATGACGTCCAACCTCGGCGCCGAATATCTGGTCAACCTCAGCGACGACCAGGATGTCGATGCGGTGCGCGACGAGGTGATGGCCGTGGTGAAGGCCTCGTTTCGGCCGGAGTTCCTCAACCGCGTCGACGAGGTGATCCTGTTCCACCGCCTGCGCCGGCAGGACATGGACCGCATCGTCGAGATCCAGCTCAAGCGGCTGGAGAACCTGCTCGTCGACCGCAAGATCGTGCTGTCGCTCGATCACGACGCGATCGAGTGGCTGGCCTCGAAGGGCTACGATCCGGCATATGGCGCCAGGCCGCTGAAGCGGGTGATGCAGAAGGAGCTGCAGGACCCGCTGGCGGAGAAGATCCTGCTCGGCGAGATCCTCGACGGTTCGACCGTCAAGGTCACCGCGGGTTCCGACCGGTTGAACTTCCGCTCGAAGCCGACGGTGGTGGCGACGGAAGCCGCCGCCTGA
- a CDS encoding MmcQ/YjbR family DNA-binding protein → MKLDDYNGFCASLPAATHVVQWGGAHVWKVGGKVFAIGGWNEGGQLFVTFKCSEMAYDVLKDQPGCRPAPYLASRGMKWIQRQTSQSMDDAALEDYLRESHRLVVLKLTKQARNELGLAKD, encoded by the coding sequence ATGAAGCTCGACGACTATAACGGCTTCTGCGCCTCGCTGCCCGCTGCGACGCATGTGGTCCAGTGGGGCGGGGCCCATGTCTGGAAGGTCGGCGGCAAGGTGTTTGCCATTGGCGGCTGGAACGAGGGCGGCCAGCTTTTCGTCACCTTCAAATGCTCCGAGATGGCCTATGACGTGCTGAAGGATCAGCCGGGCTGCCGGCCGGCGCCTTATCTTGCCTCGCGCGGCATGAAATGGATCCAGCGTCAGACAAGCCAAAGCATGGATGATGCGGCGCTCGAGGACTATCTGCGCGAGAGCCATCGCCTGGTCGTCCTCAAGCTGACCAAACAGGCACGTAACGAATTGGGGCTTGCCAAAGACTAA
- a CDS encoding IS4 family transposase, with product MPITIHTALIETLSRHFALRNSRLETLAVLIIGMVQGRTVNLSHVASQFPGAAQHGSNYRRLQRFFQSIRLDQALVAQLVVRMLNLSRPKCLALDRTSWKVGCKDINILMLAIVTRRFRVPLLWTVLDHQGNSNTHQRIELMRRYLDLFGAASIELLLADREFIGADWVKFLMQNKVPFAIRVKVGQCVALADGKLWTLQTLLRKRRKSRSVTTLEAGLPAASVRLSFAAKWIDGRKGQQGEWLIVMTNSQDAKAAIIAYKSRWAVECLFGDAKTRGFNIEDTRMTAPDKIDTLTAILAIAITWAYRCATQTMGMKAIKRKAHGRREKSWFRIGLDALRAWINFSPQNALTAWLSAFPKTIKTQ from the coding sequence ATGCCGATCACGATTCACACCGCCCTCATCGAGACCCTAAGCCGTCATTTTGCACTGCGCAATTCGCGCCTGGAAACACTCGCGGTTCTGATCATCGGCATGGTTCAAGGCCGCACGGTCAATCTGAGCCATGTGGCGAGCCAGTTTCCGGGGGCCGCGCAACACGGGTCGAACTATCGCCGCCTGCAGCGCTTCTTCCAGTCGATCCGGCTGGATCAGGCACTCGTCGCGCAGCTCGTCGTGCGCATGCTGAACCTGTCGCGGCCCAAATGCCTGGCGCTCGATCGCACCAGCTGGAAGGTCGGCTGCAAGGACATCAACATTCTCATGCTGGCCATCGTGACGCGACGCTTTCGCGTACCGCTGCTGTGGACGGTGCTCGACCACCAGGGCAACAGCAATACGCACCAGCGCATCGAGTTGATGCGGCGCTATCTCGACCTGTTCGGCGCGGCTTCGATCGAACTGCTGCTCGCCGACCGCGAGTTCATCGGCGCCGATTGGGTCAAATTCCTGATGCAAAACAAGGTCCCGTTTGCCATTCGCGTCAAGGTCGGCCAGTGCGTCGCCCTGGCCGATGGAAAGCTCTGGACACTCCAGACCCTGCTGAGAAAGCGCCGCAAGAGCCGCAGCGTCACGACGCTTGAGGCCGGCCTGCCGGCTGCATCCGTCCGTTTATCCTTCGCTGCCAAATGGATCGACGGCAGAAAAGGCCAGCAGGGCGAATGGCTCATCGTCATGACCAACAGCCAGGACGCCAAGGCCGCCATCATAGCCTACAAGAGCCGTTGGGCCGTCGAATGCCTGTTCGGCGATGCCAAGACCCGCGGCTTCAACATCGAAGACACCAGAATGACCGCGCCAGACAAGATCGATACCCTGACAGCCATTCTCGCCATCGCAATCACATGGGCCTATCGATGTGCAACCCAAACCATGGGTATGAAGGCCATCAAGCGAAAGGCCCACGGCCGACGCGAAAAGTCATGGTTCCGCATCGGACTAGACGCCCTCAGGGCATGGATCAACTTCTCACCCCAAAACGCTCTAACCGCATGGCTCAGCGCTTTCCCTAAGACCATCAAAACCCAATGA